Part of the Ziziphus jujuba cultivar Dongzao chromosome 8, ASM3175591v1 genome is shown below.
CTTTGTCGTTTTCTTTTTGGTGATTAAtagcaattattatttttttgttttgtttttttgtttttttgtttttttttttttctgttttgctcagtttttaattgtaattattagtttcttttttctaaaaaaatagtaattaattttagttaatGCTAAATTGCTAATAAATGCTtccaaaaacaatttaaaaaaggagaaaaaaaaaaagaaaggagggAGAAACTAATACCCTGACCAGGTCTGTAGTTCTGAGTTCGgacttaaatattaaaaacaatgtAAAAATGAGATCATGTTTTAATTAGTGAtcagaaaataattattctgtaatttattgaatttaggATAACaagtttattataaaaatttaggtACTGAGATATTACATATcatatatgaatttataatatttgtccaaaaaaaaaaaatcaatataatatacACAGTTATCCCTATGGAATTAAATGAAAAGTACAACAGGAATGCATAGTTCAGAAGTTAAATTGTTACCAacacaataatatataaaattaaaaatagaaatttcggTATATAGCTTTTTGAAAAAGATttcaatctttttattttaatattggaGGCATTaaagttatattgttaatattttatttttttttaatttatgttgcTAGACAAAATGATTAGTTTCAGTTGTTCTGTCTCTGTACATGTACATAAAAATACGGATTCCGTGAAAAATTTTTGGATAGTTTGTAATTAagtaatttgtttttgaaaaaaaaatattatgttgcTAAATTCCTTTTTTATTCGCAGGCCCGTTCGAGAAATTCACGAGGGTGACAATGATATTGCCCTTAACGGGCGTGCAGTACTCAGAGAAGCTATCGGAGAATTGTGTTAATATTTGGAAATCTTTCGGGATTTACACTGATTCAGAAGCCAAAGCGATTGAAAAGTTTCTTGAGGTTTTCAAACCTCACACTTTCCCACCTGGCTCTTCAATTCTCTTTACCCTATCACCCAAGGGATCATTTacggtaattaccaaaaacaTTACTGCTCCAATTTCCAAATCGATTACAAAGTTTGTAATAATTCTCTCGTCCAGACATTCAGTTTGGAGTTCATCTGGAGCAACATCTATccttttaaaactatttaagTAAATGCTTTCACATGTATATGAAAATACACACTGTTTCAGACGAATCCCAAACTTCTTTTTctgaatgaaagaaaaaagaaatacttTTTTGTACCATATATTTGTCTATTTGGAAGCAAATTTTAATTTCCTGATTAAATTTGCCTCAAGACATGTGAGATTTGCAAGATCATATATGGAGAGAGATTTTATGTGTagcttttaaattttcttttaccaCTTGAGTTTCTaacttcttgtttcttttgggTTCTCTAAACAGGTAAGCTTCTCCAAAGATGATTCCTTACCAGAAGTTGGGAATGTTGTGATAGAAAACAAACTACTTTCGGAGGCAATACTCGAGTCGATCATCGGTAAGCAAGGTGTTTCTCCTCAAGCAAGGAAGACTTTGGCTGAAAGATTGTTTGAGTTGTTCAAATTAGACAACAGTGGTGATGGTAACATTGCCGCGGCCACACATGGGAAAGTGGAGGTTACTAAGAAAGTTTTAGAAGGAAAGATGACCAAGGAAGTTGAACAATTGGGAAACAAGATAGTGTGAAATCTAAGGAGATTATGAGAAATGAAAATTTCTTCAGGGACATGTTTTCTGTTTGTaataaacagttttttttttaaaaataattttaatgaatttatcaTATATGCAGTTGTTTGTTTTTGCCTTTAGCCTTTGTCGTACGGTTTAAGTTAATGATCAAAGCGCAGCTTGAATtatattaaaactaaaacaatttCTCAATTTCTAAGTTAGTAGTTTTGGTCAGGTGATAAAATCATTAAGCATTTCTATTAAGTACATCTTGCTTATAATGTTATTTTCCCATTgttatttttaacatttgatatCAGCAtgaactttttaataattaacacAAATGTCAACATCAAAATTTTTGCATTAGTTCTacaataataaatgttaaaacaTGTCATAACTAatcataaatttcattaaattgtGATAGCTTTCACTTATTAACaaccaaaggaaaaatacaaataatatttaatgtgGAAATGATTGTGACCCacatactttattattttttgctatgCCCTGGCATCCCCTTCCTCCCAAGACTCAAACCCAGCTTCCACGCTGAGCTGGCACGCGAGTCTGGCCCACATACTTTatcattgtattattattgtggGATACAGAATCCGAAAAAGCAAAGCCCAAAAATCGACATACGTCGGCATTTCATTATTTCACTTTGGAGCCGAAAACAGTGAAATATTTGGGCCAGATAACAATATTACATTAAATATTAtgattttgcttttgtttgatagaaatttaataaattttgtactttgataaaaagttattttttagcatttcttataaaatttaacattcataatcatatttatcaataatcatatttattattggagaatttatatcaatattaaattttaaaaataataatgtcaaaataacatttactattggaaaaactttaaaatttttgttcaaaGCTTGGTTTGGAATATATTCTTTTCCAATTATaatgttgaaaaattttaaaaaaagaaaaaaaaaagtaaaagaacaaTTTCTTACATGGTTGTACTTTTCTCCAATACCAGACACATCTAATAAGTGAATAAAAACGATAGCTCACCTAATTTCTGTAGTAGTTGTACTATTGTTGGTCAAATTTGCAACACTAGCATGATCccgattttattttaattttgtttttggtgtggTCCTGATTTTATTGCGGGTGTTCATTGAGCGATTTCGAACGGTATCGATCAGCGAACAAAGTTTATCGGTCGGTCGATTTCATCACCGAAAACAATTTTTGAGGTATTGAAAACTAACAAGTCAGTGGTCGAATATTGACCGGTTGGTGTATGGTTCGTTTTGATTTTGGCTTGGGCATATGATAACCAAATTCTTCTCCTGCTCATATTTCACCTTTTACAGCCACATCGCTCACCACTTTCTTCATCAAGTATCTCTCTCTCCCATCACTTTCACAAGTTTGATTAAGAGAACAGGTTACCACCATCAAACCACCCACCCACCGCTTTTACAATTCCTGTTAAATGGGTTTTGGAAGAAAGAGTTGGGTGTTCttttagaataattatttttttttgcagagtttctatattaaaaaaaaaaaaatctccataaTAATGAAAGTGGGAATCTGATATTGGGTTTTGCTCCACTTTTTATAATGAACCAAAATCTGGAAAATGTGAACTCTATGGAATTTGAAAACATGAAGATGGCATTGTGCTTCAACATTGATTTTCGCAAATCCATACTCTCTTCTTTGAACcataacaatccaaatagaacTCAATTCTACAAAAAAGATCCACGTGGTTCAGTCAATATAACCGTCTCTCAACTTTGCAAAAATTGATCAGGAGGAAATGTGGTCAACCATCTTCTTCTCCTCTGTAGCGGTTAACCGACCGACAAGTTGCCGGTCACTGGAAAACGACGATCGGAGTGGGTGGGTGAGTCGATTTCTACTGCTGTTCTACAGAGCTGCGTTTTAGTGGAATCCTCAATATCTCTTTGAACTAGTTGTAGACCTTGATCAGACAAGAGCTTATTTGAATAATGAGAAAAACTTATCTGAGACTGTGCCATAAGTTTAGCTGGTGCGACCATCGAATAATATACAGACATGTGTAAAATTGATATGTTTATGCATACATGGAAGCATCTCCAATGTCATTCATTTTGTCATTGCATTCTGAAATGTTGTCATAAGGGTGGTTTTAAACTTCTGCAATGGTATATTGTAAAATTtgtcaattgcattttttaatgtcaaatttaacattaaaaaattcaattggtaaattttaataatgaagttataataaaattgatgggTACCTaccatttatttatgtatattttatttttttaattgtcagAAACCAAAATTGATTGGAATTATACATTCAAACATCTTaaacatttaattaaataaaattttttattagccAATGCTATAATTTTTAGCATATGCTATCCAAGAAAGCATGCTAAAAGTTAAAATTGATCGAGACATTTAGTGTGAAGAAGTCATgccaatattaaattttaaaaatgcaaatggtaaaataatatttatgattggAGATGTTTTAATGTTCAATGAACTCTTCTACCctcaacaaacaaaataataataataaattgggaCCAACTctcattgaaacatttccttGAAATCCTCtcgtgaataaataaataaaaattccctTGAAATTTCAATTCATAATAGAGTAGTGTGTTTTCTGTCGGTAGTAACTATCCATCCATAGGTGTCAAGGCCCTGTGCCATGGTCCTACAAGTACGCAGCATAAATAGATCATGCGACGCCAATCAATAGGTGGGGACCATCAGACCTTGTTAGACAAAAGCCAgtagtttttttgtttgttttttttgggtagataaACCTACATTAAGCACAAAAAGAAGGGGCATTTAGGAAATAGATTATCCCTAATTACAAGTTCCAATTTCTTTAGAAAGGATTTGGGCCAAAATATTGGCAGGACAAGAGCAAAGGTTAACATTAGAGCAAAATAAAGTTTTGTTATCACTGATGGCATATTTAGTTGCAAGATCAGCACACTTGTTTGCTTGCCTTAAGGTCCAGGAAACTTTCCAATTATTTCTCTTCAGTTTAGCTTTGAGTGAGCTAACTACAGCCTATGACTCCCATTCACACGACTCTAAAGAATCATTAAGCTGGTTAACCACGACTTTGCATCACAAAGCCAATCCACGCTCTTCCAACCAAATTCTTCAGCTAAAGTCGAAGCCCACTCAATAGCTTTAAGTTCCTCAAGCTCAGCTTTGAAGGGGTTCATAGGCTTGGCTGCAGGCAACAGGACCTTACCTTGGTCATTCTTGACTATCAATGCAATCGCTGATTTACCTGAAGTAGTCGCAGCATCAGTGAGATGCACATTCTCCCTCTTTGTGGGGGTTGCCAGAAAACTTTCCTAACCGAGGTAGAAACAGTACTCCTTTACAAAGCCGCCAAATTGAATTCCTCAACTATCATCTCCCATCTCGCCGAGGCATGAGATGTAGAACTCTTATCCTCAAAGATTTTGCTATTGTGAAACTCCCAGAACAATTTGTCTTCCATGGAGGATCTGTGTATTTTCACATTGTTGATAGCTTCTATAGATCCTTGATCACAAAATGCTTGCAATTTAACGTCGTCCCAGCTAAGAGAGAGGGGATTTATAAGATCGGCCACTTTCTTAGCATGAGATTTATCAGCttcgtttttaatttttgggattTTACCAAGCAAATTTGGAACCCATGGGTCATTCCAAGGGCCAACATTCCAACCATTTCCAGTTTTATAGCATGAGccttttttatatgtaaataatcTCATAGTATAATTTGTAGTTTGTTTTTGCATTTGGCTTTgtcaaaatccttttttttttttttttttttggattaaactAGAAACTTTTTGGACTTCATTTTGTTAacattgatattttatatattcctaattttttgtttgatagATCAAAcattcataatttataaattactaTTTTGATAGTTTACTTATCAAAATAAGTCTCATTTTATAAACTATTTGAAaaggttttaatttggtttttcaattttttttcttaattttatatagctagtttattattattgttgttgttgttaatgttattattattattatttttaagtctACAGCCAATTAAGATGTCAAATTATCATTTCAAACACAAATCAACACAACTAAAGAAAAAACCTTtatagaaaaaattgaaaaccataaACTTTACCGAACAGAAATTTTTATGTTTACCAATTTTCAAATACTAACTGAAGGCTCTATTCCTTGATGGCGTAGGCCGTTTATACTTTCAACCATTGatgaaataacaattaattttatttatttatttattttctttgataatcaaaatcataatcgatttcagttttttgaaatttgtgATGTTTTGGTTAGGTATAGACACAAATCAAATTGGACTGGGTAAACCGACCCGATTCAATTAGTTCCATTTGGGATTTTTACCTACAATttgttcaatttaatttaaattaaactgaactgatataatttaattattttattataattaattatattttaatatatttttatgtttttagattatttaattaaatatgttaataatattgaatttaaaatcattaaaaaataataatgtttttaaaaaaataataaaatattcaatttgacCAAAATGAATCGGTtcgatttgttttatttggttttctttcatggtttagtttattttgatttgcaaaaaaaaaaaaaaaagcaaaaaatctaTCGAGCCAAACTGATGCGTATCATTAACTTGGTGACGTGTATAGGGGTAAGGGGGCAAGAAATTGATAGGAAGTTTGTGAATTTCTTAGGATGATCGATTGTACTTAGACGATAACTCTGTTTTGTTTCTCGACATTAAGTGGGAGGGAAAAAGCTTGGAGGAGTTAACAGAGTCTATTAGATAGTGTTTGGTATGCAAGATAGGTCCGGATCGGATAGGATCGGACACGACAGGATAGAATAATGTAGTAttgtgtttggtatagttctggACTGAATAGTGGACTAGTTGTTCCATATTTGGTGCAGGATCAGATTGTATTGGATTATTTTGTAattgtagtttttatttttgtttaatatgaaaaattttaaaattatatttatatttacaaaaaaattaaatattatatttaattaactttttattattaattatatttaatattatttttatagatatttatatgttcaattaattaataataaaaataatttaatgatatttataagacatttgtaattttttttaacacccataaactaaaaatattgttttcaaaaccaattaaaataaaattaccaatCATGGTAAATCCTAAATAACAATtaagtacaaataaaaaaaagttaacataatatttaattaagaacttgttaatagaataaaaatatccatttccaattcatacatataaatattttacttttaacaaatacggcatccatatatatatatattagattttacaaggataatctcCTTCTacttatataacaaataagtaaataaactcATTGATAGTAAACCAAATAAACAACCTAATATAAAACCATTACACGCTATTCGTTGTGAAATTGAGAATGTGTATGTGGGGTGGTGAtattttgtattggatttgcttcattGCGATTCCTCATCATTTGTTCTATAAAGCTCCAACAAAAAGATTGTATTACAGTTAATTTTCTTCCATCCATctctaccaaaaagaaaaaaaaaaaaaacacattaaaTTGAGTTGCTATTGctaatacaattaaatatacacagcaaacaaaaatcttccataaatgatatatttatatattagtatTCACTACTATAAACATTATACATATTTGGAAGGTCAAAATAAAAGGTggatttaagtattttttttaaactttgcaaactcaatatatatatatatatatatatatatatatatatatgtcatcattttttttaattattattaatgatggaGCCAAATGAATAATTGCATCCTTAAAATATACTAGTTAtggttctttttaattttcatatgtaACTATGGAGAAATGGAGTAGCATATTTTTGTTGGTTGAAGGATGGTCATGGATTTGATTATGAAATGTACACTTTgattaaatttgttaattttatttcacaTTCACCAATctattttgaatatgaatttgaatatacacaaaaaaaatgtacaaaaaatctatttaaaataaacacaCAACAGGTGCAATTTTTAACTTATAAAATCTGTTAACAGGTGCAAGTCTTTACATTATTTGATCATATACAACTATTCACATCCCTTCACCCCCCACCTGGTGGCTCAAAAATCATTGATGTACATAGGTTAACAACCAAGCCAATCTCACATGACAAAACAATGTATAGGATGAAGTACACGTTGTAGCAGAAATTCAAGACCAGCAtggcaaacaaaaatcaaatctcTCATCATCATTCCCACaaccatatatacatttttCTAAAAGACTCTGCAGAGAAAAAGAACAAATCCAAGACATTATGTGATGAAATTATATAGTGTAGTCGAGCACTTTGGGGTTTTGGATATTATCGACTCTGCCAAATTTCATTTAGAttcgaaaaaaagaaataacaacaaataaaaacaaagtcaTATAAGGCATAGAGAAAAAGGAACGATTGATGCACGTAATTCTGACATTGGACATGCCTTTCTTTTGAATTTCATTTCCACTGCATGCATCATTAATAGTCAAATTAATCGTCACAAATTCATATCTGATAGTAATAATACTCAAATTACATAAGCCATTACTTCAAATTGACTAATGTATTATAGCTTTTTGGACTTGGGCAATTTATTTGATCAGCAGTTATGCTATTGTATAGATTACATGAACACAAATTGGTCATATTTAACATTTAGCTATGCTAATGTTAGGATATAAGACTAAAtaccaaacaaaataaacaaacagagagagagagggctAAGTAACATGCGGTACATGAAGGAAAACATGATGCTTGAGCAAGGAGTAAAAGATTCTTcaccaaacaacaacaaaaaaaaaaagaaaaaaaaccagcGAGGAGTAGAAGATCAAATTTACATTCATGAAAGTTTAATACAATAAGCTTATCTAGATGTATTTTCTTGAAGTAGACAATTGTCATTAAAAGCAAAAACATGCACGACAACCTAACTGATTGAAACCATAGTCAGACTTCTCAAAGAAACAAAGTATATgattaaagtaaaatattttatcaaaaagacAATAGAATTTTTATCTCAAATCTAGACATCCAAAGACCAATGACCGCAGCAAATAAACACTATAGCATCTCAGAAAAAGAACAAATCCAacacgaaaaaaataaaaacaaagtcaACTAAAGCATTTCATAACATGGGTTTGCTCCAAAGGGTTTTATTGAAAACTAACCACTTTACAACTCAcgttttgaaaaatagcaaaattttttttttcttttaaattttagccAACTTTTAGTACATcaggaccaaaataccctttgtatttttttttttttgggtcttttttctctaccgaaatgcaactttcttttattttgttgtttttggaattttttttcctcctttcccttttccttttgaAACACAACTAGGGCTTTCGAGCAAAGCtaagctttccctttccctttagaaacaCACCAGCGCCATTTTCACTTCAAGCAAAATTGTCCTCCCATTCGCCGGTATCATAGAAGAACCAGTTTTTGGAAAATTGTCCTCCCTCCCCATGCCCATGCGATGTTGTTTGATTTTCGTCTTTGAGCAGAGAGATAAGTTtctggaaaatcaaaattagcttGCAAATTTCTATAGAAGGTCCACATTTTTGTCAGTTagtttgttgaagaagaaagtgaaggaatcgtgaaagaagaaagtgaaggaatcgctgaagaagaaagtgaaggaataGCTAAAAGAGGTAAGAGTTTCAAGAACTTTTTTTGACTAAAAATATGGACTGAAAATCAGATTGTGGAATGTAGGGGCCACATGAAGCCGATTTTCTTCTACAtactgtctctctctctttctgtttcTCTCTGCCTTTGCTAGCTTCTATCACTCTCACAAGAACACTAAGCTCAGAGACACACACTTAGATTTGAAATCcacaaaccccaaaatttcttaGTTCCTAGGATGATCTGGGTAAGCATTTTTCTCTTCTATACTagcagttttgtttttgtttttttttggttgtcaaTTTGCTGTTTATGGTTCTGTGGAATTGGTTACTTGTCTTTGATTCGGGAAATGGTAGGCAATCTAAGAAGTAGAGCTTTGGTCCTGCTCTTGGCTTTTAAATGTGGCGTTTTTGGGTTTAGGGTGGTGATGCTGCATTTTTGGGGGCTCTATGTTTGTCGATGCTCGAGTTTGAAATGAGTTTAATGTGATTATGTTAATGGAAGCTTATAGTTGCTATTGGGTTTGTGATCTTGTTCATGTAATCTATGATTTAGAGCtttaattttgtcaattaaGTGATTTAAGTGGAATGAGCTACTTGTTCTTTGTGGGGTGAATATTTGTGGGGTTCTGCTAAATAGAGTTAATGCTCTATTCGGGTCGAGAGAAAATGtgagaaaagaaaatgtaatcTTGTTCATGTAATCTTCGTCAACTGCATGTAGTTACCTCATATCCTGACATCTAAAGTATTGTcattttttttggatgtttggatagaaagaaaagaaaaagaaaaagaaaatagaaagaatgttt
Proteins encoded:
- the LOC107413577 gene encoding chalcone--flavanone isomerase, yielding MAPALSITGINVDSVKFPATAKPPGSTNTLFLGGAGVRGLNIEGNFVKFTAIGVYLEESAVPWLAAKWKGKTLEELLESDEFSRDIVTGPFEKFTRVTMILPLTGVQYSEKLSENCVNIWKSFGIYTDSEAKAIEKFLEVFKPHTFPPGSSILFTLSPKGSFTVSFSKDDSLPEVGNVVIENKLLSEAILESIIGKQGVSPQARKTLAERLFELFKLDNSGDGNIAAATHGKVEVTKKVLEGKMTKEVEQLGNKIV